In a single window of the Scophthalmus maximus strain ysfricsl-2021 chromosome 18, ASM2237912v1, whole genome shotgun sequence genome:
- the selenoi gene encoding ethanolaminephosphotransferase 1 isoform X2: MALYEYVTQDQLAGFDKYKYSAVDSNPLSVYVMHPFWNFVVKFLPTWLAPNLITFTGFMFLVLNFLMLASFDFDFTASAAGHNHVPSWVWVAAGIFNFLAYTLDGVDGKQARRTNSSTPLGELFDHGLDSWACIFFVATVYSIFGRGESGVGVATLYYILWVVLFSFILSHWEKYNTGILFLPWGYDISQVTISLVYMVTAVVGVETWYQPALFHFLYRDFFTFMIIACSFTVTLPMSLYNVLKGYRSNTLKHSSLYEAFLPFLSPVLLFTLSTSWVVFSPSNILELQPRIYYLMVGTAFANVTCKLIVCQMSNTRCQPLSWMLLPMAVVVVLAVTGVVANETLLLYLWTAVVILSHIHYGVSVVQQLSNHFNIFAFSLKKSNSDUQEEERIGLKGAEV, encoded by the exons ATGGCTCTCTACGAGTATGTCACCCAGGATCAGCTGGCGGGCTTCGACAAATATAAG TACAGCGCGGTGGACTCGAACCCTCTGTCCGTCTACGTCATGCACCCTTTCTGGAACTTTGTGGTGAAG ttTCTACCGACATGGTTGGCTCCAAACCTGATTACGTTCACAGGATTTATGTTCCTCGTGTTGAACTTCCTCATGTTGGCCTCCTTCGACTTTGACTTCACTGCCTCTG CTGCAGGACACAACCACGTGCCTAGTTGGGTCTGGGTTGCTGCAGGGATCTTCAACTTCTTGGCATATACGCTGG ATGGCGTGGATGGTAAACAGGCGCGTCGCACCAACTCCTCCACGCCACTGGGGGAGCTTTTTGACCACGGCCTGGACAGCTGGGCCTGCATCTTCTTCGTGGCCACAGTGTACTCAATATTTGGGCGTGGCGAGAGCGGCGTGGGCGTGGCCACGTTGTACTACATTCTTTGGGTGGTGCTGTTTTCCTTCATCCTGTCTCACTGGGAGAAGTACAACACCGGGATCCTTTTCCTGCCCTGGGGATACGACATCAGCCAAGTG ACCATCTCCCTCGTTTACATGGTCACCGCTGTGGTCGGCGTGGAAACGTGGTACCAGCCAGCCCTGTTTCACTTCCTCTACAGAGACTTCTTCACCTTCATGATCATTG CCTGTTCCTTCACTGTGACCTTACCCATGAGCCTCTACAATGTCCTGAA GGGATACCGCAGCAACACCCTGAAGCACAGCAGCCTGTACGAAGCTTTCCTGcctttcctctctcccgtcctcctcttcaccctgtCCACCAGTTGGGTGGTGTTCTCTCCATCCAACATCCTCGAGCTGCAGCCCAGGATCTACTACCTCATGGTGGGAACAGCATTCGCCAATGTGACG TGTAAGCTGATCGTTTGTCAGATGAGTAACACGCGTTGCCAGCCACTGAGCTGGATGCTGCTGCCcatggcggtggtggtggtgttagCGGTCACGGGGGTGGTCGCCAACGAGACGCTACTACTCTATCTGTGGACAGCTGTCGTCatactctcacacatacactacGGTGTATCAGTG
- the selenoi gene encoding ethanolaminephosphotransferase 1 isoform X1 yields MRAKDCLPPISLAVFFTLPGISLPLTSSVTLNRSQCVPPPPYSAVDSNPLSVYVMHPFWNFVVKFLPTWLAPNLITFTGFMFLVLNFLMLASFDFDFTASAAGHNHVPSWVWVAAGIFNFLAYTLDGVDGKQARRTNSSTPLGELFDHGLDSWACIFFVATVYSIFGRGESGVGVATLYYILWVVLFSFILSHWEKYNTGILFLPWGYDISQVTISLVYMVTAVVGVETWYQPALFHFLYRDFFTFMIIACSFTVTLPMSLYNVLKGYRSNTLKHSSLYEAFLPFLSPVLLFTLSTSWVVFSPSNILELQPRIYYLMVGTAFANVTCKLIVCQMSNTRCQPLSWMLLPMAVVVVLAVTGVVANETLLLYLWTAVVILSHIHYGVSVVQQLSNHFNIFAFSLKKSNSD; encoded by the exons ATGAGAGCAAAAGATTGTCTTCCGCCGATTTCCCTCGCCGTGTTTTTCACGCTGCCAGGCATCTCTCTGCCGCTCACGTCCTCTGTCACACTTAACAGATCGCAGTGTGTGCCACCTCCCCCG TACAGCGCGGTGGACTCGAACCCTCTGTCCGTCTACGTCATGCACCCTTTCTGGAACTTTGTGGTGAAG ttTCTACCGACATGGTTGGCTCCAAACCTGATTACGTTCACAGGATTTATGTTCCTCGTGTTGAACTTCCTCATGTTGGCCTCCTTCGACTTTGACTTCACTGCCTCTG CTGCAGGACACAACCACGTGCCTAGTTGGGTCTGGGTTGCTGCAGGGATCTTCAACTTCTTGGCATATACGCTGG ATGGCGTGGATGGTAAACAGGCGCGTCGCACCAACTCCTCCACGCCACTGGGGGAGCTTTTTGACCACGGCCTGGACAGCTGGGCCTGCATCTTCTTCGTGGCCACAGTGTACTCAATATTTGGGCGTGGCGAGAGCGGCGTGGGCGTGGCCACGTTGTACTACATTCTTTGGGTGGTGCTGTTTTCCTTCATCCTGTCTCACTGGGAGAAGTACAACACCGGGATCCTTTTCCTGCCCTGGGGATACGACATCAGCCAAGTG ACCATCTCCCTCGTTTACATGGTCACCGCTGTGGTCGGCGTGGAAACGTGGTACCAGCCAGCCCTGTTTCACTTCCTCTACAGAGACTTCTTCACCTTCATGATCATTG CCTGTTCCTTCACTGTGACCTTACCCATGAGCCTCTACAATGTCCTGAA GGGATACCGCAGCAACACCCTGAAGCACAGCAGCCTGTACGAAGCTTTCCTGcctttcctctctcccgtcctcctcttcaccctgtCCACCAGTTGGGTGGTGTTCTCTCCATCCAACATCCTCGAGCTGCAGCCCAGGATCTACTACCTCATGGTGGGAACAGCATTCGCCAATGTGACG TGTAAGCTGATCGTTTGTCAGATGAGTAACACGCGTTGCCAGCCACTGAGCTGGATGCTGCTGCCcatggcggtggtggtggtgttagCGGTCACGGGGGTGGTCGCCAACGAGACGCTACTACTCTATCTGTGGACAGCTGTCGTCatactctcacacatacactacGGTGTATCAGTG
- the ost4 gene encoding dolichyl-diphosphooligosaccharide--protein glycosyltransferase subunit 4 has product MVTDVQLAIFANMLGVSLFLLVVLYHYVAVNNPKKLE; this is encoded by the coding sequence ATGGTGACGGACGTGCAGCTGGCCATATTTGCCAACATGCTTGGCGTGTCGTTGTTCCTGCTGGTTGTGCTGTATCACTACGTCGCCGTCAACAACCCCAAGAAGCTGGAGTAG